From Chryseotalea sp. WA131a:
TTATCCTTATCTACAATTAATGGAGGCTGGAGTAGATGGATTGCTGACTTCACACCTTGATTTTGTTTTGCAGGGAAAAAAGAAACCGGTTCCTGCAGCCCTTTCAGAATTGTTTATCACCCAAGTCGTAAAACAGAAATTGAACTACACGGGCTTAACATTTTCTGAAATCCCCTATCTGAAAAAACTGACCCGCAAAAGCAGGGATGGCGAGGCTGAGAAACTTGCTTTCCTGATTGGCAACGATGTGCTCGTAAACCCCAGCAATGTTGGTGCTGCCATTAAATCCATTTCCAAATTAGTGAAGAAAGACAAAGCACTTCAAAATCAACTGGCCATATCCGTAAAAAAAATATTGGGAGCTAAATATTCGGCAGGATTATCAGAAAGTAAGCTCGTAAATAAAGACAACCTATTGATCAAATTGAATTCTTCAAAAGCAAAAGTGCTGCGCCAGCAATTAATGGAGTCTTCCATATCCCTCTTGAAGAATGATGACTCGCTGCTCCCCATTCAACATTTGGATCATAAAAAATTTGCTTCCATTTCTTTCGGTGCCGAAACCACCAACGAGTTTACTCACGTTCTATCCAAGTACGCCCCATTCCAGCATTATGGGATAGCTAACCTCAAAGACACCGTTGGATTGATAAGCAAAATAAAAGAAGACGTAGCAGTGGTCGGGTTATTCCCCAACTCAAAAGGTTTCATCTTACAAATCGCACCGCTTGTAAAAAAGTTATCAAAAATAAAGAGAGTAATCGTGGTCAGTTTTGGCTACAGTGATGATATGAAATTCTTTTCAGAAATTCCAACTTTGCTTGCTGCTTATTCCGATGATGCGCAAACCCAACAAGTAGCAGCAGAAATTATTTTCGGTGGAGTAACTGCTAGAGGCGCGTTGCCGATTACGATAGCCGATGTTTTCTCTGAAGGAAAAGGTTTAGAATCTACTTTACAAAACCGATTCAGCTATGCCGAACCAGAGTGCCAAGCAATGGACTCAAAGGTTCTTCAGAAAATAAGATCGATAATGCAAGAAGCAGTAGATGCAGGTGCCACACCCGGTTGCCAAGTGCTGGTGGCGCGTGGTGGAAAAATCGTGTACGAACAAAGTGTGGGTTGGTTTACCTACGATAAAAAGCAGCCTGTGACAGACCAAACTATTTACGATTTGGCTTCTGTCACCAAAGTTTCGGCCACCTTACAGGCTGTTATGTTCATGCATGAAAAAGGGCTCATAGACATCCACAAAAAATTATCAGTATACCTGCCCGAACTAAAAGAATCGAACAAAAAAGATTTTACCATCAAAGATATTCTTACTCATCAGGCGGGCTTGTGGCCGTTTTTGCCTTTTTGGGCGCAGACAGTAAAAGACGGCCAACCGCTACCTGAATTTTACAATCGGGAACGAAGCGAAGCGTATCCATTTCCGGTGGCCGATAGTTTGTTTGCCATTAAAGCAATGAAAGACAGCCTGTGGCAGTGGATCATCAAAGCCAAAGTGCGCGAGAAGAATGACCGCACCGCTTTTGATTATCGCTATAGCGATATGGGTTTTTATATGCTTCAACACTTATCGGAAAAAATTTTAAATCAACCGCTAGAAGATTTTCTGGAACAAAATATTTACGACCCATTGGGTGCCTACACCATTGGGTACCTGCCGCTGCAGCGATTTGGCGCTTCGCAAGTTGCACCAACAGAAGACGATAAACTTTTCAGAAAAAAAATATTGACCGGCTATGTGCACGATCAAGGTGCGGCCATGCATGGTGGTATCGCGGGCCACGCGGGTTTGTTCGGCAATGCAATTGATTTGGCCAAACTTGGTCAGATGTGGTTGCAAAAAGGAGAGTACGGTGGTCTTCGTTATTTTAAAGCCGAAACCATTGAGTTGTTTACTTCCAAACAATATGAAACAAGCAGGCGCGGATTGGGTTGGGACAAGCCCGTGTCGAGCGACCCTAACGGACCGACTTCCATTTACGCTTCGGCCAAAACATTTGGGCACACAGGATTTACGGGCACGTGCGTTTGGGTTGACCCGGAGTTTGAATTGGTTTATGTTTTTTTGTCGAACCGTGTGTATCCAGATATGACCAACAATAAAATATTAAATGCCAACATCCGTCCACGCATACAGGATGTGATTTATCAGTCGATATTTAATTATACATCCAATAAACAGTAGCTTTGCATTCTACAAGTGAATCGGTATGAAGAAAGCCATTCTTGTTCCCTTTACAGAAAAGAAAGATGCCCAAGTGATGGAGGATATTGCCTTAGGGCCGCGTGGCCGCTTTTTTAAAATGTTCGATTTGATATCATTAAGTATTCTTTTTTCTGCTGATAAAAATCTAAAAATGTTTGATCGGCAAGATGTCATTGTGCTAAAAAAGAAAGCATGACCGTTCAATTAAAAGAAGTTAAGAACTTTTTTGAATTGCTAAACAAAAACAATGTTGAGTACATGATTATTGGTGTCGTAGCGGTAAATGTACATGGCTATACACGCGCCACCGGTGATTTAGATATCTGGTACAACCCAACGGAAGTAAATTACCATAAACTACTAACTACCATTCAAGAATTCGGGTTTGATACCTCTGAAATCGAGAGCCTTGCAAGCGACCCCTTGAAAGCCTTTATCCGTCTTCCGCTAGAAAGCTTTTATGTCGAGCTTTTAGCTATCATTGATGGGCGATTAGACTATAATGAAGTCTATAGTAGGACGTATAATTTTAATATAACGGAAGAGCTATCCGTAAAGGTTATTGGTTATGATGATTTGATTCAAAACAAAATTATGGCCAGAAGAGTGAAAGACCTAGATGACATTGCGCAGCTAGAAAGAAGAAGAAATAAACAGAATTGATATTCATTAATTCTTAAGTATCTAAACTGTTCCGTTGTCACGAAACCAAATAGCTTAATTTTGGGTTAAAGAGTTTATTA
This genomic window contains:
- a CDS encoding serine hydrolase gives rise to the protein MFKKVFVVLLFFISSTLFAQNRKSQWVDSVYNSLSLTEKVAQLLMVSVSAYGTPEQKQTQLDLLKKHKPGSILITQGGPVSHANLINKIQATSKVPFMVAIQAEYGVGQTLDSIISFPKPLLQGAVKNDSLLFLLGKQIAAEMKTLGIHLNFAPNADIHYHDDLFPRTLNYFGDNRERVSTKSIWLLQGLHAGGVLACAKHLENPKKNRNIIKQDSAIFFDVNQIDTIGFYPYLQLMEAGVDGLLTSHLDFVLQGKKKPVPAALSELFITQVVKQKLNYTGLTFSEIPYLKKLTRKSRDGEAEKLAFLIGNDVLVNPSNVGAAIKSISKLVKKDKALQNQLAISVKKILGAKYSAGLSESKLVNKDNLLIKLNSSKAKVLRQQLMESSISLLKNDDSLLPIQHLDHKKFASISFGAETTNEFTHVLSKYAPFQHYGIANLKDTVGLISKIKEDVAVVGLFPNSKGFILQIAPLVKKLSKIKRVIVVSFGYSDDMKFFSEIPTLLAAYSDDAQTQQVAAEIIFGGVTARGALPITIADVFSEGKGLESTLQNRFSYAEPECQAMDSKVLQKIRSIMQEAVDAGATPGCQVLVARGGKIVYEQSVGWFTYDKKQPVTDQTIYDLASVTKVSATLQAVMFMHEKGLIDIHKKLSVYLPELKESNKKDFTIKDILTHQAGLWPFLPFWAQTVKDGQPLPEFYNRERSEAYPFPVADSLFAIKAMKDSLWQWIIKAKVREKNDRTAFDYRYSDMGFYMLQHLSEKILNQPLEDFLEQNIYDPLGAYTIGYLPLQRFGASQVAPTEDDKLFRKKILTGYVHDQGAAMHGGIAGHAGLFGNAIDLAKLGQMWLQKGEYGGLRYFKAETIELFTSKQYETSRRGLGWDKPVSSDPNGPTSIYASAKTFGHTGFTGTCVWVDPEFELVYVFLSNRVYPDMTNNKILNANIRPRIQDVIYQSIFNYTSNKQ
- a CDS encoding nucleotidyltransferase; translated protein: MTVQLKEVKNFFELLNKNNVEYMIIGVVAVNVHGYTRATGDLDIWYNPTEVNYHKLLTTIQEFGFDTSEIESLASDPLKAFIRLPLESFYVELLAIIDGRLDYNEVYSRTYNFNITEELSVKVIGYDDLIQNKIMARRVKDLDDIAQLERRRNKQN